A window of Puniceicoccus vermicola genomic DNA:
CGCACGTAGAATCGCTCATGATGAACCTAGAGACATGGAAACACTTTAGTTCCCGGACGCAAAAACACGAAGCCGCGCAATCAATCAGTGATCGTGAATTCGATTCATTAAATCCTGGAGAGAGGTCGATGGTTGAGATGCTTCGTGAGAATTCCGGGCTCCGCCTAGAGCAGGAGCATATCGATTTTGAATATATAAAGGTAGTATTTCGTTCCTGCTTTAACTTAATTGGTATGACCCAAGGACATCGGTAACACTCTATAGTGGCATTCATGCCATGGAGAGAGACCGAATCGATGACCGAAAAAGAACGTTTTGTAACCCTTGCGGGGACCGGCCGTTTCACGATCACGGATCTGTGTCGTGATTTTGGAATCAGCCGGAAGACCGGGCATAAATACCTGGAACGGCACAGTCGCGAAGGACGGGCCGGGTTGAAGGACAGGAGCCGCTGTCCCGGGAGCAGTCCTTCTGTAACCGAGGAGGAAGTGGAGCGTTTAATTCTTTCTGCGATCCGCTGACGGTGTGCGACCGCTACAGCCGTTATGTGATCGGCTGCAAGTGTCAGCCCAATCAGCAGTTCAAGGGGACTTTGAGAAGCTGCAAAAAGCTGATGCGCTATCACGGGCTGCCGGAGGTCATCCGGGTGGACAACGGTTCTCCGTTTGCTTCCGGGTCTCTGGGCCGACTCTTGCGTCTGAGCGTGTGGTGGATCGAGCAGGGAATCCGTGTCGAGTTCACGACGCCGGGATCGCCGCAGGAGAACGGGTGGCACGAGCGCACTCACCTGGACTTGGAAGCCGAGGCGGTTCGGCCTCCGCCGGCGAACATGAGAGCCCAACAAAAGCGCTTCGACCGCTGGCGTCATGAGTATAATCATGATCGTCCTCACGAGGCTTTGGACATGCTTTTTCCCGGCGAAGTTTACCGCCCCAGTTCCCGGCGTCTCGGCGAAACGGACAAAATACGTTACCCCGAAGACTATACCGTGAGACAAGTCAGTGAGTCGGGACACTTCTTGATCGGGGGGAGGTCAACTTCTGTCTGGGCGAGATCTACTACGGATGCAGGGTAGGGCTACGGGAATGAGCGGTTGTTTTTGTCCAGAATTACGCTGAAAAGCGCAAATACTGGACGAAACTCAAATGAAGTCGAAAAAGGAGAAAGAGCCCATGAACGATTTTGGGGAAGCCCTGCGCCCGACGTTCCCAGCAATCCGGAACCTGTCAACCCGTATCCATCGTTCCCCGATAATCGATTCCTTGTTTAGTCGTCGCCCGCCACGCACCCGAAATGTTCAGTGCATTGAAAAGCTGGGTGAAAGGCGATTTGCTGGATGAATGAATGCGTTCAGTCCTTGTAGAAATTAGAGCGGAAGGCGGTGGGGGGCATTCCTGTAATTTCCCTGAAGCGCCGATTGAAGTTTGATAGGTTCGAAAATCCAACCGCGTAAGCGATTTCGGTAACGGATTTACGACTTCCAATTAGGATAGAGCAGGCGCGAGCGACTCGCAATTCGTTTAGGTGGCGGTGAAAGTGCCGTCCGCTTTTGTTTTTGAAGAACCGCGAGAATGCTTGGGGCGACATACCGATACCCTTGGCGATCTCAGCTTGGGTGAGGTTGGACTCCGTGAATCTAGTTTCTATTTTCCGGAGAACAGATTCTAGACGAGAATCAATATGCGCCGCTTTCTTCACTGAGAAATTCGGGGTGTTCAACCATTCATGAGAGGTGGTAATCGCGAGAGAATGGAGAAGGTCGAGCAACAACGCGATCGGAGCATCCATCTTGGTTCGATTCTCCATCCGTCGCAGTATTTCGTAGCAATTGTTGGCGGAGTATTTGGGGAAAATCGCTCCGCGCTCCGCCTGATCGAGGAGAAGACGTGTAGGGCGATTTTCAGGGAGAGCCCAAAAATTCTCCCCCCAGGCGAGCGGACGGAAATGGAGGACGGTCCATTTTGCGCCGCTTTTGTTGGAGGGATCCGAAGTGAAGGCATGAGGTAGATTTGATCCAGTCAGCACCAGATCGCCCGGTCCATAGGGGCGCATTGCTCGACCGGAATGAAGAAGGCCCCGACCTTTCTCGATCCAGACAACTTCGACTTCTGGATGAAAATGCCAATGGGAATCCACGCTTGGTTTGGAGAAGGTGGAAACTTTGACTCCAATCTGGCCTCCGGAAAGGGCTTCAAGCTGTGGTGGATCCGGTATCATATCAGATGGGTCATCTTAGGTTCTGTCTGGAAGAGTCATCGCGATTATTTCTCTCACGGAGAACGTTATGATTCATGATACACGTCTCTCGATGGATTTGTGTTAAAATAGTATTGAAACATTTGCAATAGGGTAGAAGAGAATCTGTTGACTTCGATCTATACTGAGGTCCGATGAATTCTTCCCCCCCCCTCCCAACGGTTCTCGCCGCTGTAGCGCATCCGGATGACATTGAGTTCTGCTTTGCAGGCACTCTTGCTCATTTGAAAGAGGTAGGTTGTTCCGTGCATATGTGGAATCTGGCGAATGGCTGTTGTGGGGATGCGGTTCGCGGCAGAGAGGAGACCGCCAATATTCGATGGAAAGAGTCCCGAGCGTCCGCCGCGGTATTGGGCGCATACGCGCACAAACCGGTTTTTGATGACCTCGCCGTTTTCTATGATCGCCGCTCGCTCTCCATCGTCAGTGCGGTCCTCCGGAAGATTCGGCCACAGATCATCCTGACCCATTCACCGAACGACTACATGGAGGACCATCAGAACGTATGTCGATTGGTGGTGTCAGCTGCGTTCAGTCGAGCGATGCCGAACCATATCACGGGCCCGGAGGTTCCGACCTACAACGATCCGGTTCGCATCTATCACGCCGCACCTCATGGCTTGCATGATAGTATGGGAAACCCTTTTCAGCCGGATCTCTTTACTGATATTTTCACGAAAATTCCGATCAAAGAGAAAATGCTGAATTGTCACCGTAGCCAGAAAGAGTGGCTCGAGACCACCCAGGGCATGGGATCCTATGTGGATGAGATGATTGATATGGGCCACCAGTTGGCCAAGCACAATTCTTGTCGGTTCTCTTGTGCTGAGGGTTGGCGGATTCACCATCATCTTGGGTTTTGTCCGCAAGATTACCAGCCTTTAGAATCTCTTTTGCCCGACTTTGTTCAAAGTGCATTCCCGTCCGTCTATTCCTGATTCATTAACCTGAAACGAAAAACCAATGAGCCATCCAATTAGCAAATTAGCACCGACATGGTGGGATTATACGACACTAGAAAGGGATATCCTGGACGATGCCGCCCGATTGACCGTTTCGGATCTCGAGCAGTTGTCCCGTCCGGGATTTACCGTTCGTTTCTATGACACGGTGCAGGAATTTTATGCGGCTCAGGCACTTGAGTATATCCAGGCATGGCAACAATCGACTCCCGATAATCCTGCTGGCATCTGCGGTCCGATCGGGCCGACGGAACAACTACTGATTGTCGCCCAGATGGTGAACGCGTTGGAGCTAAACTTGAAGCAACGCGAGGCGCACTTTTGGGGGATGGACGAATGGGTGGACGAGGCAGGGAAGCCTGTAGATTCCGATCATCCTCTCTCATTTGCACGCTGTGACAATGAACTCTGTTTTAATCGAATCCGTTCGGACTTAGCCATGCGGGAGTCGAACAAGCATTTTCCCGGCGGTGACCTTGCCGAGTACTCCGCGACCTACGATTCTGTCCGGTGTGTTTTGATGCAGGGAGGGCAGGGTGAAATCAAGCACTGGGCTTTTAATGATCCGGTTCGTCGCGAAGGGAAGTTCGAAGAGCATCCGCCAACTCCCGAAGAGTATTTGGCGAAAGGGACGCGCGTGGTGGATCTTCATCCCGTAACCATCATGCAAAATGCGCGCACCTCGGGTGGTGGGAATGTCTCTCTTGTGCCTACGCGAGCCTGTACGGTCGGCCCGCAGGAAACCTGGAAGGCCGAAACGGTGAGCATTTGGCACCCCGGGCACCATGATAATCCATTCGGAATGCGCCTGACTGCTTTGATGATTTCGAAAGGATTGCGGAGTAGTGCCGTGCCGATGTCTCTTCTCGCAGACCATCAAGACGTGCGATTCAATTTTCTTCGGTCGGGAATTGGGACGGTTGCTGTGGAGATGCACTGATCATAAGAAGGGGCCATGAATTAGTCGTTTCCCCAGTTGAACTGAATGCGATCCTGCTAGTTCGCGCTGTGTCCTTCTTGGATAATCTCTCTTCAGAGATACTCTTGGTAGAGGGAGTTCAGGTCTATTGTCTTTCCGCACTGGAGAGCGTGATCGATTCCTATCGCGGCGATGCAGGAAAGGATTCCATCGTCGACTGTGGCTAGAGGTGGCTTGTTATGCAATAGGGTGTCGGCGCAGCCCGCTTGCCATGATGTCGTCTCCACAAGCATGGAGATCGCAGGGGGTCTCGAAGCGTTCCATGGGGGTCTCATAGCCGATGCGTTTCCATTCGATGATACCCGAGCAGGCATCGCCCAGGAGGCTCCCCTCGCTGCCGCAAAAATAGAACCGGCGTTCGGGGATGCCCGCATTGGCATTGGAATGAAAGGTCCCGTGGGCACCGTTTTCGTATTCGAGAATGGCGACTTGGTTGTTCACTATGTCAGCCTCTCCCCGAAATGGATTAACCCTATGAGGATCGGCCAGGGTTTGATAGGCAGGTAGCCCTTCAATATTCTCGCCAACCCGAGCGATGTTTTTTTCCTCTGAAGGGACAAAGAAATCAAGTCCGCCGAAACTGGCTACGCGCGAAGGCCGACTGGAGAGAATCCAGTTGGCTAGATCCAGGTCATGACAGCACTTTTCCAATAAATAGGGTCCGGCGACAGCGCGATGGCGGCGCCAGTTTCCAAAAATGTATCCTCCGAGATTAAAATCGAGGGTCTCGTTAAATTCGAAGGAAATTAGTCTTCCGAGTGCGCCAGACTGGACCACCTCACGAATCTTTTGGTAGTGTGGCGAGTATCGGAGAACGAGGCCAAAAGCAAAGGTGCGTCCGCTTTCCCTGACGGCATTTCTGACCTTTCGGCATTCGCTAAGATCGGTTCCAAGCGGTTTTTCGCAGAAGACATTTTTCCCCGCCTGCAGAGCTTTGATTGATTGACGGGGGTGATGAGTGTTGGGTGATCCGATGAAGACCCAGTCGACCGACGATCGACCTACTAATACCGAATTTAGTAAGTTTTGATCCTTATGGTGCAGCGCAGAATCGAAGCAGCGCAAGGCGCAAGGATCTGATTCGTATCGAGATACGCTCCGATCCCTGCAACGCCGCGACCTTCGATTCTGGGCGCATCCCCCTGGGACGGGCGGGAAATGAGCCTGAGCAGCGTTAGCCCAAATGGCACGGGTCTCAGACCCGCCTCCAATTGGGCCGCCTCGCTCAGACTCATTTCCCATCCCGCCATAACTATCAAAACTTCCTAAATTCGGTATAATTCGTCTTCGGAGGAGCACAGGGTGAGTGGAGTTCCTAATACGGTTTGCGCAGCGGCTTGTGAAATTGGGTCGGGATCGTAGATGGCTTCGACCACGATTTTTTGGTCTGATGCATTTAGGACTTTTTGGATTACTTTGAGCAAACGCTGTCCAGTCCCTATCAAGCCTAGGTGTATCGGTTTCGGATTCATGAGAATGGTTTTTTTCGTTTTATTCGCAATTCGAGACGAGCCAAGCGAGAGTCTGGTCGAGTCCGTCCAAGATGTGATAATCGGAAGGGTCGGGGAGGGCGAAGAGGATGCGTCTCTTCGATTGGCCGGGCGTTCGGTCCATTGGGTAAGAGTCAGGGTTGAGGGTAACCCTGGCACTGGATCTCAAACCGACCTGCGATTGCCTCACGGGATGTCTGCGTGGGTGAATGTTGTTCCTCGAACAGCGAGCGAATCAAGAGTCGGTGAGTGAATCTGCTTGGTTCCCAGTGCGGGGATCGTGTCGAGGAGCTCGTCGTCCGAAAGAAAGAGCAGGATATTTGGCTTTTTCTTCATTTATATTCCCGAATATTCGTATTCAGTAGAATAAGGTGAAGCAAGGAAGAAAGAGAAACGGTATG
This region includes:
- a CDS encoding glucosamine-6-phosphate isomerase, whose product is MSHPISKLAPTWWDYTTLERDILDDAARLTVSDLEQLSRPGFTVRFYDTVQEFYAAQALEYIQAWQQSTPDNPAGICGPIGPTEQLLIVAQMVNALELNLKQREAHFWGMDEWVDEAGKPVDSDHPLSFARCDNELCFNRIRSDLAMRESNKHFPGGDLAEYSATYDSVRCVLMQGGQGEIKHWAFNDPVRREGKFEEHPPTPEEYLAKGTRVVDLHPVTIMQNARTSGGGNVSLVPTRACTVGPQETWKAETVSIWHPGHHDNPFGMRLTALMISKGLRSSAVPMSLLADHQDVRFNFLRSGIGTVAVEMH
- a CDS encoding integrase core domain-containing protein yields the protein MCDRYSRYVIGCKCQPNQQFKGTLRSCKKLMRYHGLPEVIRVDNGSPFASGSLGRLLRLSVWWIEQGIRVEFTTPGSPQENGWHERTHLDLEAEAVRPPPANMRAQQKRFDRWRHEYNHDRPHEALDMLFPGEVYRPSSRRLGETDKIRYPEDYTVRQVSESGHFLIGGRSTSVWARSTTDAG
- a CDS encoding Wadjet anti-phage system protein JetD domain-containing protein, translating into HVESLMMNLETWKHFSSRTQKHEAAQSISDREFDSLNPGERSMVEMLRENSGLRLEQEHIDFEYIKVVFRSCFNLIGMTQGHR
- a CDS encoding helix-turn-helix domain-containing protein; translated protein: MIPDPPQLEALSGGQIGVKVSTFSKPSVDSHWHFHPEVEVVWIEKGRGLLHSGRAMRPYGPGDLVLTGSNLPHAFTSDPSNKSGAKWTVLHFRPLAWGENFWALPENRPTRLLLDQAERGAIFPKYSANNCYEILRRMENRTKMDAPIALLLDLLHSLAITTSHEWLNTPNFSVKKAAHIDSRLESVLRKIETRFTESNLTQAEIAKGIGMSPQAFSRFFKNKSGRHFHRHLNELRVARACSILIGSRKSVTEIAYAVGFSNLSNFNRRFREITGMPPTAFRSNFYKD
- a CDS encoding PIG-L deacetylase family protein; its protein translation is MNSSPPLPTVLAAVAHPDDIEFCFAGTLAHLKEVGCSVHMWNLANGCCGDAVRGREETANIRWKESRASAAVLGAYAHKPVFDDLAVFYDRRSLSIVSAVLRKIRPQIILTHSPNDYMEDHQNVCRLVVSAAFSRAMPNHITGPEVPTYNDPVRIYHAAPHGLHDSMGNPFQPDLFTDIFTKIPIKEKMLNCHRSQKEWLETTQGMGSYVDEMIDMGHQLAKHNSCRFSCAEGWRIHHHLGFCPQDYQPLESLLPDFVQSAFPSVYS
- a CDS encoding Gfo/Idh/MocA family protein, coding for MRCFDSALHHKDQNLLNSVLVGRSSVDWVFIGSPNTHHPRQSIKALQAGKNVFCEKPLGTDLSECRKVRNAVRESGRTFAFGLVLRYSPHYQKIREVVQSGALGRLISFEFNETLDFNLGGYIFGNWRRHRAVAGPYLLEKCCHDLDLANWILSSRPSRVASFGGLDFFVPSEEKNIARVGENIEGLPAYQTLADPHRVNPFRGEADIVNNQVAILEYENGAHGTFHSNANAGIPERRFYFCGSEGSLLGDACSGIIEWKRIGYETPMERFETPCDLHACGDDIMASGLRRHPIA
- a CDS encoding leucine zipper domain-containing protein — translated: MTEKERFVTLAGTGRFTITDLCRDFGISRKTGHKYLERHSREGRAGLKDRSRCPGSSPSVTEEEVERLILSAIR